The following proteins are encoded in a genomic region of Microcoleus sp. AS-A8:
- a CDS encoding cytochrome b/b6 domain-containing protein, with protein MDSSVSSPASQFRPWPNQAILAKIFHWVNLISLCLMMTSGLQIYNANPVFGGRAGWHFPPIFLLGGWLAGGRHWHFASMWLFSLNLFWYGLYIAITRRWKHRFLGSNDLKALQKTKNQKRIAYAWHRLIYTAIIPILLLAILSGIGMYKPAQLHWIVDFFGSWQALRIVHFTSVPIVIIFAIIHSLLGLKVGGQRLLESMFW; from the coding sequence ATGGATTCCTCTGTTTCCTCTCCAGCCTCTCAATTTCGACCTTGGCCGAATCAAGCCATTTTGGCAAAAATATTTCACTGGGTGAATCTGATTAGCCTGTGTTTGATGATGACCAGTGGACTTCAAATTTACAACGCTAACCCCGTGTTTGGTGGACGTGCAGGCTGGCATTTTCCACCCATATTTTTGCTAGGAGGTTGGCTAGCGGGTGGTCGGCACTGGCATTTTGCATCGATGTGGCTATTCTCGCTCAATTTATTTTGGTACGGTCTTTATATTGCCATCACCCGACGTTGGAAGCATCGATTTTTAGGGTCTAATGACCTGAAAGCATTGCAAAAGACTAAGAATCAAAAACGTATTGCTTATGCTTGGCATCGATTAATCTATACCGCCATTATTCCAATTTTGCTGCTGGCTATATTGAGCGGAATTGGTATGTATAAACCCGCCCAATTGCACTGGATTGTTGACTTTTTCGGGAGTTGGCAGGCCCTGAGAATCGTTCATTTTACGTCAGTACCCATCGTCATTATCTTTGCCATTATTCACTCCTTACTCGGTCTTAAGGTGGGGGGACAACGCCTTCTAGAGTCCATGTTTTGGTAG
- a CDS encoding murein transglycosylase A — translation MKRTLVCYTLSLGVGIWIILYTLFPSSRDQDHAGQQGKVATSSLKEMSTLPCLLLTSSPNWFQNDYKPISDQERFREPVQPKKAAISFQNCSTQNLGVDEQLWGELGQSGDKQGLLTAIDQSLRYLQSSTAAAAYQRYRVAEVTRERVYRSLVRFRQLVISSRSPEQLEAAVKLEFVFYQSVGKDGLGNVLFTAYYEPVYAASRVPTPEYRYPLYRRPSNLEAWPKPHPTREQLEGKDGLQSSKGKLRGLELVWLRDRLQAYMIHIQGSARLVLPDGKQTTVGYAGHTAYNYSSIGRSLADDGKLPLEGMTMPKILQYFKDNPGELNIYLPRDQSFVFFQENHGEPAMGSISVPLTASRSIATDKSLMPPGALALIRAPFPFKNPQGGMDFRTVSRYVLDQDTGGAIKGPGRVDYFLGTGDEAGDRAGVTVADGQLYYLLLKK, via the coding sequence ATGAAACGAACTCTTGTTTGCTACACTCTCAGCCTGGGAGTAGGGATTTGGATCATTCTCTACACTCTCTTTCCATCATCCAGAGATCAGGATCATGCTGGGCAACAGGGGAAAGTCGCGACTTCTTCTTTAAAAGAAATGTCTACTCTTCCTTGTCTGTTACTCACCTCCTCTCCCAACTGGTTCCAAAATGACTATAAGCCAATTTCTGACCAGGAGCGATTTCGGGAACCCGTGCAGCCCAAAAAAGCAGCAATATCCTTCCAAAATTGCTCTACCCAGAATTTAGGTGTAGATGAGCAGCTTTGGGGAGAGTTGGGTCAGTCTGGAGACAAACAGGGGTTGTTAACAGCGATTGATCAGAGTCTGCGTTACCTGCAAAGTAGTACCGCTGCGGCTGCATACCAGAGATATCGGGTGGCGGAGGTGACTCGCGAACGAGTTTATCGCAGCCTTGTACGCTTCCGGCAACTGGTAATTTCATCCCGTTCCCCGGAACAACTAGAGGCGGCTGTAAAGCTGGAATTTGTGTTTTACCAGTCTGTGGGCAAAGACGGTTTGGGGAATGTATTGTTCACTGCTTATTATGAACCCGTTTATGCCGCTAGTCGTGTGCCGACTCCGGAGTATCGCTATCCCCTCTATCGACGCCCCTCCAATTTAGAGGCTTGGCCTAAACCTCACCCCACTCGCGAACAACTCGAAGGCAAGGATGGATTGCAAAGTTCCAAGGGTAAATTGCGGGGATTAGAATTAGTTTGGCTGCGCGATCGCCTCCAAGCTTACATGATTCACATCCAAGGTTCTGCGCGGCTTGTTCTACCGGATGGCAAACAAACAACCGTAGGCTATGCGGGACATACAGCGTACAACTATAGCAGCATTGGGCGATCACTGGCGGATGATGGCAAATTACCTCTAGAAGGTATGACGATGCCAAAAATACTTCAGTATTTTAAGGATAATCCTGGGGAACTGAATATTTATCTACCGCGTGATCAAAGCTTTGTGTTTTTCCAGGAAAATCATGGTGAACCTGCAATGGGGAGTATTAGCGTACCTTTAACCGCCTCACGCTCCATTGCCACGGATAAATCTTTGATGCCACCGGGTGCATTAGCGCTGATTCGTGCGCCTTTTCCGTTTAAGAATCCCCAAGGCGGCATGGATTTTCGTACTGTCAGCCGCTACGTACTTGACCAAGATACAGGAGGGGCGATTAAAGGGCCAGGTCGTGTAGATTATTTTTTGGGAACAGGAGATGAAGCCGGCGATCGCGCTGGGGTAACGGTTGCTGATGGACAATTGTATTATTTATTACTGAAGAAATAA
- a CDS encoding molybdopterin-dependent oxidoreductase produces MSLIQVPRRPLSRRQFLQLSGLSSMGLLLGGCASPLFEDLVGKTVEPLNQSFEGLLLNPQKPVPEFPASAIEPDALIVNTFDFTPKIDINTFHLTIDGEVNHPLSMSMEQIQQLPLTAMTIRHVCVEGWAAIVQWGGVRLRELVTLAQPKADVKYIYFQSADGYYESWDIASALHPQTLMAYQKNSQPLSIDNGAPLRLASPIKLGYKQSKWVTRITLVSHLFPRRGYWEDQGYEWFAGL; encoded by the coding sequence ATGAGTTTAATCCAAGTCCCTCGTCGTCCCTTGTCACGCCGCCAATTTCTTCAGCTATCTGGGCTTTCGAGTATGGGTCTACTTTTGGGCGGTTGTGCGTCACCTCTGTTTGAAGATTTAGTGGGTAAAACCGTTGAACCCCTTAATCAAAGTTTTGAAGGTTTATTACTGAATCCTCAAAAACCCGTTCCCGAATTCCCGGCTAGCGCGATCGAGCCAGATGCCCTCATCGTTAATACCTTTGACTTTACACCGAAAATTGATATCAATACATTTCATTTAACAATTGACGGTGAAGTGAATCATCCTCTGAGTATGAGTATGGAACAAATCCAGCAACTGCCTCTGACTGCCATGACGATTCGTCATGTTTGTGTTGAAGGTTGGGCAGCAATTGTGCAATGGGGTGGGGTACGATTACGGGAATTAGTTACCCTTGCCCAACCCAAAGCGGATGTTAAATATATTTACTTTCAGTCAGCGGATGGGTACTACGAAAGCTGGGATATTGCTTCAGCTTTGCACCCCCAAACATTGATGGCGTATCAGAAAAACAGCCAGCCGTTAAGTATTGATAATGGTGCGCCTCTGCGTCTTGCTTCTCCCATAAAACTGGGTTACAAGCAGAGTAAGTGGGTGACTCGTATTACCCTAGTGAGTCATTTGTTTCCCCGTAGGGGTTATTGGGAAGATCAGGGTTATGAATGGTTTGCGGGGTTGTGA